TTCCACGCAGCAGGATCCCGCTCTGTAAACAATGCAATAACCGCAGCTTGGATGGCTGCCATCAGCGACATCCATGCCGAAAGAGATAGAGGATCAGGGTAGCATCTTGTAACCTCAGCCTGCGCATTCAAATAGTCATAATCGACAGACGAAACTAGCACATAAAGCCGTGGATTTTGATGGTAATGCAATATGAATATAATACCTGAAGAATAAGCCAGGCAGACCAACAACACATGCTTGCCATTAGAATCAAGCAACCTAGCAACCAAGTTTGATCACTGCTTTCAGAAACCTGAAGATCTGGCAAATCGGTTAATTGTGATGAATGTTCCGAATTCAGTATCTTTGGCCCTCTTAGCAAAGTTATTGAAACTGCTCCTCCAACACAGAAAATTGTTCCTGTTATCTTCGCTATGCTGCTTAACCTTGCTACATCCACTTTTTCCAGCCTGAGttttgacccacggggaaaattatGTCTCGAAAATTGTATCAGTCGACTGTGACATCGATCCAAAAAATAAAAATGTCGGCTTTTAGTATTTGTTGTTTACCTCAAAACAGCAGCGAAGAGAAAGGTAACAGCGGGGACTAGATTAGAAGTGGCAGTCGCAATTGATGAAGAAGTCATGTACAATCCTTGGTAGTAGAGGAACTGATTTAGTACCGCTCTATTTACAAAAGCCACAAATAAAAAAAAGTATCGTTTGAGTACTGACATATCACCTGATAACGCCCTATCACTATTCTTACGTgtaatgaaaaattagagagagcGTACCCTATGAGAAATATCAACAAGAAGGTCCTCAATTCCATACTCGACCTCACAAATTTTCCCCTTCACATACAATTTCAATGATAACTTTGTTAGACGTTAATAGGAACAACATTATCCTAGTGTTCGACGTTCCATAGATTAGAGGCATACCTTGTGAAATAGTAAATCGGAAACATGACCAAAGCAGAAATTGTTTGCCTATAGACAATGAACACCATAGGACTCATGCCTTCCAAAAGAGAAGCCCTATTTAACAGTGAATTCGTTGCGGTCACAAATTGCAAGAACACCATGGCTAATGCAGGCAAATGATCGCCCAAATATGCCATGATTATCTTCTTTGCACCTCTAATTTTCAGCAATGTTTGGATCAACGTCATTATATACTAGAGTACAAGTACTTGCAATTTGTGAAATACTAATATTTTAAAGGAAAATACCAAATTCAAACTAAgtaaaatatgattaaaatacAAAAACACATTCCTCATGGTATGGCATGTGTGTCACGATCGTGGAAATAGTGTGGCTTATGTTATGTCAACGGGCCAGCTAAGTATCATCATCTGTTGATGACTTCCAACAAAAAACCTTTTATAAACTATAAATTTGTATGTTTTTGTTTAATGAAATTATTGTCAATGATATGCTCCTCCGACCCAATTAAATACcctcataaaaaataaaataaaaggcgaGCAAATAATTGAGACaagtttggttacgcgtccaagttaTATGTCAtggataataaatgacaagcttggttacgcgtccaagtcatcacttaacgcctaaaattgagtttaattgacggaaaataaagtttaggggtgcacttagtgataatgacaataattaggggtaccatgtatgttttagaaagtgtaggggtaccacgtAAAAAGTCGAAAAGTTgaagggtaccatgtagaatatcccttgttaatattaatcaaatttgTGTTATATTAATAGTGAGCAATTTACATCCTACGGCAGACTATTTTATCAAATCCATTCCCCTAAATGAAATGTGAGAATAGAACATGGATGGACccctttataaaaaaaattaaaatttacacTTTCAACCACAGGCTGACACATCAGTActgtggttgttcttttaataaaTAGGATTGGCAAGTATCATCCCACTTGTGTATCCTTACTTCTTAAAAAGGGAGAACTTGGCTGCACTGTAGCAATGAATAGTGCACAGCCAAGTCTCTCCTCTGCCGTTGGATTTTCTTTTTTGATCCCCtccctccatttctttttaaCTTACAACCTTACCTTTATGTCTTTCTCTGCCTATTCTCCCATCCACTCACTCTCATCTCACTCCTCAATCACTCATCATCCATCTATCAACTtcctttcctaaacctaacaacTCTAATCATCAAAGATCTCCAAAGGTATTTACTCTTTAGTTCGATTTTTGTTCATGTTTCGCTTTGATTTCGTTATTGTTAGGGTATAGTAATGATTTTTTGTGTTGGAAAATAGTTGTTCCTTGTAGTTTTGGGGCTCCTTAATTCTTCGATTTCATTGTTTACGTTTAGGGTTTACGAGCACACGGTCTTTCAAGGTATATCTTCTAATTCCATTCCTGTCACTTATCATTCCTTTAATCTCCATCGTCGTCCTCCTATGTAGGTGCTGCATTGCCTCTACACATACTAATACTTGGGTATGTTGTCTTTAATTTGCACTTATATTACAACCATGTTGGATTAATAGCTAATGGTGTTTTTAgtttttaacatatttttcaattGGATTTGGTTAGTAGCTTAATTTGTATTTACCTTAATGTGAACGACTTTATTAATTACCTTAATTGATCGTTTATCATTCGTTTATTCTGCATCATCCTCGTCCTATGGGGCTGCTGCCATTGTCTCCACCCAGAATAATACTTGGGTATGTCGTCTTTAATTTCCACTTAGTTTTTATTTATATTGGATTAATAGCTGATGATGGTTCtaatttttacattttttttgtttagatttgtaatactacggttttgtgagtctctgggtactctatcgagtaggccttactctgtcgagtaagggtgtgttgcgttttaaaaatagtttctgacctgttgggtactcgatcgagtaacgttgatactcgatcgagtaagggggcactcgatcgagtagccggtttacgggggatgatttgtcgggttttgttaataatgcgattaagtatatatttagttccgtcacttttctttacacaattttaaaacctaattactttcaaaaagagaaatcaaactacgttcttcgcatcaatcgcattgttggcaaatcccggagcttagaaggtcggattttacctttctttatacctttgtgatccttgcatcgagggtaagatctacgtaccgtttttatagtatttcgttaaagttggttaataccctaatattgggatttgggggttttgttgtatttcgtgattggtagtgattatatgtttgtatgttaagaggaggattcgtagaggaagctttttgatatcagctgtgagaccgtctgattgtgttgctttccaggtagggtttccctactcagtattagtcccataatgcattgttggtgtttcgtgattgttgaatattatcatattggtattgtgacggttgttgattgattgctgtttgatggttgtgattgtttgtctctggttctcgagatgcgttctcggctgagtgaagtcacttgcgggagtggtttcacgccctagtttcgccctccgtggaacccgccacgggaggggatgtgcacattaatgggacagggttatcgctcggtacgatgagcggggatttggtgggtacggttacggtcccccactggcagggctggtccagtggacaatcggtgacggagattgattggagtgggtgtgattgtgtgtgtgacgtttgagctgcttgtttactgtgttgttggtttatataaattgtgtgattagtactgaccccgtttaatgttttaaaaactgtggtgatccattcggggatggtgagcagttattgagcaggtatgagtcgagttacatgggatagctgggatgtgccaccgtctgatgatagaagtcttccgctgtagctttagtagtttaatagacatttcatttagctgatagacagttggttttgagaacttgtaatcgtattttggtatttggttttgtattgtaacttttcactaaagttatactatttaaatgttgtttcgttattgtctgatgaatatcattgcctcgggtaaccgagatggtagcatccttatacctgagtggtactggtaaggcacttggagtatgggggtgttacacgattGGTTAATTGTCATTTCTACattttaaactcttttatttGTTTGCTTTTGGGTGTGCATTTCCAGTTGGGTTGCCATTTCTGCTTCGAAATTGCTCCTCCGAGTAGAGTGAAACATGGTAATTGGAATGTTGGGTTCTTTGCTCACTTGGTTGTCTTCTTTTGCCTTACTGATTATTGAGTTCTTTGTTCAGGGAAAAGGGTTGTCTTTATATTGAAAGAATGAAGCATCCAAAGATGCCAGCTTCAATGGAGAGCATCTTCTTCTTGACGGTCGGGTTGTCAATGTGGCTTTGGGAATCGAGTCTTCACTGTCCTGTACCTACCCATCCATTACCAGGGTATTGTCTTATCCCCTACTTTCTCCCTTTCATTTCCTGCTACAGTTTACACATTTAAAGTTGGTGTCAACATGGTTGGTTAAAGTGATCTTCTGTTTGATTTGACCCATGATTTTGACCGATGAGTTAAAAGTGTTGTAGTGTTGATTGAGCttgttttctttttttccctgcGATGGGGTTATCGTTGGTCGGAGGCCATCCTTTTGTTATTGTGATGTGATGAGAGTTGTGGCCTTCCCTTTAGTGCTTTTATATTCAGATTGTCCTTGTTGTGATTGTCGTTGTCGTGAGCTACGAAGATCGGGAGTATAAGGTGATGACGGGCCCAGATTTGAGTTCCTAGAACAATTCGTCAACCAGCTTCTCACTCCTTTCACCTAAAATTCCCACTTTACTTATTCACGCAACACAACCATCACCAAACATCCATCTCCAGCTCGACCACTATCCAACGCTATCAACTACAACCACACACGAAAATAAGCTTACAAAtcctttattgcttttatatTTAGTTTGTCTTTGTTATGATTGCAGATGTTGCGGGCTGTGGAGATCGGGAGTATAAGGTGATAGCGGGCCCTGGTTAGAGGTCGTAGAACAGATTCATGGCATTTTCTTTGTGCTTTGTTTGTCTCTTTATGAAATTTAATCCAGCTTAACTGAATAACCCATGATCTTTGTTGGTCGTGACTGTTGATTGCCATGAACTACAGGTTAGAGTTGCCCAGTTGTCCTGACTATTAAAAAAGTTCATCTTGAGTTCGACCATTACGTTGCACTGGTTAGCAAATTGTTACACACCTACAATTAATTTTTCAGCTTATTGCTTGAGCTTTTGCGTTGTAGGTAGACCTGTCAAaacttgacccgacccgaaaacccgacccgacccgacccgttttcttagggttacaaacccggttttttcgacccgcgacccgtttgacccgaacccgaaatgacccgttattttagggtcaagacccgacccgaacgggtcgacccgttgggtcaagggaaaatcatgaattttattaaaaatattattatttatatattatatttgaaaatatagttaaaaaattatttttttattacttaaaattaaaaattcaactaaaatgtcaattttatataacttttataatatttaataataaaataattattaaaaaaactttattttaataattatatcaatataattattgtatatgatgaatatgactaaaataataattttaaatatattttaatttttaaaaaaatattttttaaatttaaaaaatcgtttaaaaaaggcgttaaaaattatttcttgacccgtattctgaccctaacccgacccgtgacctgtatgacccgacccgtatctgacccgacccgtatttgacccgacccgtattctgacccgacccgggacccgacccgcccgacccgtttgacaggtctagttgTAGGGTACAACGTACTTGATTTGGTCCCTAAGGTATGATTTGATATTAGCGTCGCTTTTAGATTGGAGGTTGCATAGGCGACGCCAAGGTACATGATCTGAACTCTGTGGCCTAACTCTTTCTGGTTTATTTAGTACGAAATAATTGGGTTCATAATCGCCAAGGCTGTCTTccttcttttactcctatttAGTGTCATTAGTCGTTtagtttcattcatttgtttacgtttacttaaaatactcctcacaaagaagaaaCGAGGTGAACAAATGATTGAGGCAGAATACTAGATTTTTAGTTGTTGTATGTTACGAAAATAATAGTATTTGATAAGTGTGTGTACCGGTGGCCTGAAATTGCTGCGATTGACCAACAAATGTTTGAGTGGATCTACGCTTGAGTAGTAATTAACGCAATGCTCTCTCTGATGTACTTGAGGGAGATGTAAAGAAAATGAGTATTGATATATTTGAGGTTGTTCATATTCTTGCACTGAGTAGTACGACACTAGGAGTTCAGTTACAAGTAAATTGGACAAGAGTGTCAAATGTTATGTGATCAAAGGTTATTATAACTTATATTTGTTGGTCTTGTCTCCTAGCAGGTAGACTCTTGCTCCTCTCGAATACGTCTCTGGACTGGAGGCGTGCTCAGTGTTTGTTTGGCCATACTGTAGAGATCAGTGCTCTTCATCGCAATGTAAATTGGTCAGAACATATCCAAACCACGCGTAGCTTATTGCTCTCATCCAGTGGCATTGATTCTTCACTTGAATCTCTGATGTGCAGAATTTGctccagttttttttttttttagtaacggATTAAGATGGGTTATTTTATTAACTTATATGCCTAAATCCTAGAAAATTTCAAACTCTATTACTTGGTACTAAGTACTCCGTAGTAATTGTTTTTTCAAAGAAATGTCCGTAAATCAGGAATAGGTCGCACTCTAATTTGGTACTGGCAGAGAAGACTTGATACCTGAAATACTTTcttttttgttttcctttttaCCATTGGTTTGGTGTTTGCTTGAAATTTGGAAGTTGCTAATAAATTCCCAGACAGTGTCACACTCAGAGACTGGAAAATCCAGATAAGCTATCTATAGCTCTAGCAGTTTAGTTTTAGAAAGTATACATTGGAACGTTTTAGCTCAAAGCTCATCGCCACACTAGACAAATTGCCTCTGGGCGCGTTTTAGCTATGGCTCAACTTGCAATGCACATTGTTGTGCAAATTTCGTATTTAGAGTTCCTCATACCTTTATCAGGTCCTTATCTATACTTTTTATATGAGAACTCTTAAAATCTAAAACTAGGTATTCTGTATTTCGAAAATAAAGTGTCATTTGCAAAAATAATGTGTCTTCGCCTCCTATTCTTAGAGATGTGCTATTTCACTTCGCTCCATGTAACCATGAGTCCTCATTGACTCATTACTCTTTTTAAAGGATAATAGTAAGAAGATTAGTCACTCTGTGTTTTTCTTATGCTGTAGGATAGAGTGTATACCCGAGCCATATGAGTTCAAACTTGGGTGAGCTTGTGATTACCTCAAAAATCTTAGCTTGAGCACGAGCCCGGTTCAGAGAGAAGTTCGAGCTTGAATTGAGGTCATTTAATCATATATAAACATAATTGTACGATTGCATTTTCCCCCAAAATCGTCAGAAGTCTGCCATGCGAACACTTGGTCAAACATTCTCTGAATTTGCGAGGTTATGGCCTGTAAATTAACATGACATCATGATCACCGCCTTCCCCAGCCCTTCAAGCGATGGTGGAATTTTCACAAGGTTGTCTGTAAAATATTTTATAAGGTCACATTTAGATTTATCGTAAAATAGTCACATTTTATATCCGTGACGGAAAAAAGTTCGTCTGAAATACGAGCTTGCCTTATTATAAGGTTTATGAAAGTAAATAATCTTATGATTTGAATAGTTTATTAGTAAAAAACTTGCCTTTGTTTCGCGCACAACGCTTTGTTGTTAACAAACGCAAGATCTCTTGCCTTTGTTGTTAGTTATGCTCATTTCGTGGTTTACTAATTTGCGTTATGTTGTGTACCCTTTACAATGTTATTAATTCTATTTTGTACATAATGTGCTATATGTAGTGTTTTCGTATCGTGTAATACACAAATCGTATTAAACGTCACTCGCAATATCAAACTTCACTACGATACATGCTAACGAGGTTTTTTATACGATTAATCAAATCGGGGCACCGCGCCCGGGAGGGCGCGGAGCAACAACTAGTATAAAATAAATATGTTAGTTTTCGCTATTCATTCTACTTCTGTTGTATTCAAATAACAGCAtatctcatgagagaccgtctcccactaatttactAGGTGACATAATAGAGAAAAAAGAAATACAGTGGGTCCTTCATCCCaacatgtgagaggtctctcaataacgctttTGAGAAACCGTCTCCCCGAATTTTTTGTGTTCAAATAACTTGACTCGTCTTAAATTTAACACGAATATACCCGTTTTAAATAAGAACTTGAGATGACAATTTTATGATTGATTTGTTTATAAACATATATAGTTGTTGGATTACTCTTTGCTGCAAACAGATAGTATTATATTTGGACATGTCTTTATGTAGATTGGGTCGTACATCTCGTATACAAAAGAACCCGTGAATTCGGTTTGTTTTTGGGGAAAATATATGATAATTTAGCTTGTTATTTGATGAAAATTGTGATTAAACTTTTTATTATACGTGTAAAGTTTAGTATACAAAACTCAAATTATAACTAAGCTTCAATTTTCTTTTTGTTAATGATATTAATATGCCCCGAATATGGTCGGCCCAGCCCGTCATTTTACCACACATTAACCTACTCTTCTTCTATTTTAATCCTAATCCTATTACTATTAGATTGCCGTCACAATTAATCTCTCATTTACACTCGCCCATTGAGCCATTTTCCATCTCTCATCTCCCATTTACACTGTCATCTTTCTAACCTCACTGCACAAACCATATATACACATTTCAATCGTTGAAAAC
This sequence is a window from Silene latifolia isolate original U9 population chromosome 8, ASM4854445v1, whole genome shotgun sequence. Protein-coding genes within it:
- the LOC141595825 gene encoding WAT1-related protein At4g30420-like produces the protein MTLIQTLLKIRGAKKIIMAYLGDHLPALAMVFLQFVTATNSLLNRASLLEGMSPMVFIVYRQTISALVMFPIYYFTRGKFVRSSMELRTFLLIFLIGAVLNQFLYYQGLYMTSSSIATATSNLVPAVTFLFAAVLRLEKVDVARLSSIAKITGTIFCVGGAVSITLLRGPKILNSEHSSQLTDLPDLQVSESSDQTWLLGCLILMASMCCWSAWLILQAEVTRCYPDPLSLSAWMSLMAAIQAAVIALFTERDPAAWNLTSPLELSSCFFSGIVGSGVTFFIQAWCISKKGPFFSSMFTPLATIITTVLACIFLHEQLYIGSLLGAVGVIIGLYIVLWGKAQEAQGNTDLKPVKNPTTCSVTEEQTRLLDNDLEHPLLIEDSTNKVVDAV